The segment AAGCCGGGTGATATCCGTTACAAAGATGTGAATGGAGATGGTGTAATTGATAATCTTGATTTTGTAATGACAGATTATTCAGATATACCTGATACCTATTATGGTTTTGGGGCACAGTTAAGAGCAGGTGGTTTTGATCTGGCACTTCAATTCCAAGGTGTGATGGGTCGCACGATACAGATCAACGATCTCATTAATTCCGGAAGTGTGAACACAGGTTTCATCAATCAATTTGGTGTAGATGCATGGACCGAAACAAATAAATCAACAGCCATTTATCCACGCTTAACGATTGTGGACAGAGGGAATAATACAGCCAACTCTACTTTTTGGTTACGCTCCGGCGATTACCTGCGTTTGAAAACTGCAGAGCTTGGTTATACACTGAATCCGCAATTGTTGAAACGTATGAAATTAACCAACTGCCGGTTTTATGTAACAGGATTTAACATCTTCACCTTTAGTAAAGTGAATGATCTGCCGATAGATCCTGAAATTCCTACATCAGGTTACGGCTCAAACTATCCTTACATCAAAACATTTGCAGCAGGGGTAACTGTTAATTTTTAATCATGCCTAATAAGTTGTCAATTATGAATAAATATATTTTCCAATTCGGTCTCATCATCCTCCTTGCTTTCTCGGCAGGTTGTAAAAAGAATGTTTTACAGGATGGAAGTACAACAGAAGGGAACATTACCGAAGAGCAGGTGTGGGGTAATGATAGTTATGCCAGAGGATTTTTGAATAATGCCTATTTCAATGTGCCTTCAGGTTTTGATCTGGATGGCGATGGTGCTATGCTGGCTTCAGCCAGTGATGAAGCTGTAAACTCCAATGCAAATTCATCGATCAATATTATTAATAACGGAACCTGGAGCTCACTGCGTACGTTCGATAATGTTTACAGCAGTATGTATGATGGTTTGCGAAAAGTAAATCTGTTTCTCGTAAAAGTTCCTACTGCAGTGATTATTCCTACAGCTGAGTTAACAACAATGACCAATGCTGATACAGGATTTGTTGCGCAGATAAAACGTTTACAAGGTGAAGCATATTTTCTCCGTGCAATGTTTCATTTTGAATTGGTAAAGCGTTACGGTGCTGTTACATTGGCTACAAGAGTATTTGAACGTACAGAAGATCTCAACTTACCAAAGAATACGTTCGAAGAATGTGTGGCACAAGTGGTAAAAGATTGCGATTCTGCTATTGCATTACTTCCCACCTGGACCCAATCGTGGAGTGCTGCCAATCGGGGAAGAGCAACAAAAACTGCGGCATTAGCTTTGCGATCAAGAATGTTATTGTATGCTGCAAGTCCGTTGTATAACACAACGAATGATGTAAGCAAATGGCAACTGGCAGCGAATACAGCAAAGGCCTTGATTGATTCAAATAAACACCAACTTATTTCTCCTTATACCAACATCTTTAATTTTGGTGCAGCAGCTTATAACAATGAAGTGATTTTTGCAACACAGGCATCCAACAGAAATGATATTGAGATCAATAATGCGCCTATCAGTTATGATGGTGCAAGAGGCCGCACAAATCCTATTCAGGAATTTGTAGATGCGTTTGAAATGACGAATGGCAAAACAATCACTGATCCTACTTCAGGATATAATCCTAACAACCCCTACAATGCACGTGATCCACGTCTTGCATTGACTGTTAATTACAACACACGTGTATTTAAAGGTCGTGCTGTAGAAACATTTGTTGGTGGTAACGATGGGTTGAACAGAAATACCAACGCCACACGTACCGGTTATTATATGCGTAAATTTTTAAGCGAAGCAGTCACATGGAATCAGGCATCGAATACCAGTGCAAGACGCCCCTGGGTTTTGTTTCGCTATGCAGAAGTATTGCTCAACTATGCAGAAGCACTCAACGAAGCACAGGGACCGGTTGCTGATGTGTATACAAATGTAAATCGTGTTCGTGCACGTTCAGGTGTGGCCATGCCTGCATTGCCTGCCGGTTTAACGAAAGATCAGATGCGCCTACGTATCCAAAACGAACGCAGAATTGAATTGTGTTTTGAAGGTCACCGTTTCTTTGATGTACGTCGTTGGAAATTGGGCGAAGCCTTATTAAATACACCTGTAACAGGTATGCGTATTACAAAAGATGCGAATAACGTATTGCAATACGAACGTTTCCAGGTAGAGAACAGAGTATTTCTTGCAAGGAATTATCTCTATCCATTTTCACAAAACGATATTAACCGCCAACCGGCATTGATTCAAAACACAGGCTACTAAAATCTATTTCAATGAAACGAATTATTTATGCAATCGTAGTATTGCTGCTGGTATCGTCATGCAAAAAAGGAAGTAAGCCCGGAGGTACAACTGTGCCGGTTATTCCTGCATCGGATACCAGTTTACAGAAAATGCTGCCGTTTAAGTTTGGAGGCGCAGTAAACATCAATCTGCTCCGTACAAATACAAAGTATGCTGATGTTGCAAAGCATGAGTATAACAGTATCACTGCAGAAAATGCCATGAAGTTTGGCGCATTGCATCCGCAGGAGAATACATATAACTGGACCGATGCTGATTACCTCGTAAATTTTGCACAAACAAATGGTGCAAAGAGAGTGCATGGTCATACGCTCATCTGGCATCAATCGTTACCATCATGGGTTACAAATTACTCCGGTGATTCTGCAGCGTTTGAAAACATCATGAAGACACATATTCAAACAGTGGTAACTCGTTTCAAAGGAAAAGTTACTTCCTGGGATGTGGTGAACGAAGCATTTGAAGATAGCGGCGTATTGCGTAACAGCATCTGGCGACAAAAATTAGGTGATGATTATATTGCCCGTTGTTTCCAGTATGCCAATCAAGCCGATCCTGATGCGATCCTTTTTTATAATGATTATGGGCATGAATACAGTTCAGCAAAACGTACTGCCATTACAAATATGATCACCGATTTTAAGAATCGTGGAATACCAATTCATGGAACAGGCATGCAGTTTCATATGACGGTAACGCAAAGCGATGCTAACATAAGTACTGCAATCAATGCTGCTGCAGCTACAGGATTAAAAGTCCATATCGCAGAACTTGATATAAGGTTGAATAATGACAAAGTACAGGGTTTAACATTTACAACGGCCATGGCAACACAACAGGCTGCCAAGTATGGTTATGTTGTAAAAACATTTAACGCAATACCTGCAGCTCAAAAATATGGTATCACTACCTGGAATGTAGGCGATGCTGATTCGTGGGTTCCGGGATGGTTAGGTGCTCCTGATTGGCCATTACCATTTG is part of the Lacibacter sediminis genome and harbors:
- a CDS encoding endo-1,4-beta-xylanase translates to MKRIIYAIVVLLLVSSCKKGSKPGGTTVPVIPASDTSLQKMLPFKFGGAVNINLLRTNTKYADVAKHEYNSITAENAMKFGALHPQENTYNWTDADYLVNFAQTNGAKRVHGHTLIWHQSLPSWVTNYSGDSAAFENIMKTHIQTVVTRFKGKVTSWDVVNEAFEDSGVLRNSIWRQKLGDDYIARCFQYANQADPDAILFYNDYGHEYSSAKRTAITNMITDFKNRGIPIHGTGMQFHMTVTQSDANISTAINAAAATGLKVHIAELDIRLNNDKVQGLTFTTAMATQQAAKYGYVVKTFNAIPAAQKYGITTWNVGDADSWVPGWLGAPDWPLPFDAVYKRKPAYYSIINAVK
- a CDS encoding RagB/SusD family nutrient uptake outer membrane protein; the encoded protein is MNKYIFQFGLIILLAFSAGCKKNVLQDGSTTEGNITEEQVWGNDSYARGFLNNAYFNVPSGFDLDGDGAMLASASDEAVNSNANSSINIINNGTWSSLRTFDNVYSSMYDGLRKVNLFLVKVPTAVIIPTAELTTMTNADTGFVAQIKRLQGEAYFLRAMFHFELVKRYGAVTLATRVFERTEDLNLPKNTFEECVAQVVKDCDSAIALLPTWTQSWSAANRGRATKTAALALRSRMLLYAASPLYNTTNDVSKWQLAANTAKALIDSNKHQLISPYTNIFNFGAAAYNNEVIFATQASNRNDIEINNAPISYDGARGRTNPIQEFVDAFEMTNGKTITDPTSGYNPNNPYNARDPRLALTVNYNTRVFKGRAVETFVGGNDGLNRNTNATRTGYYMRKFLSEAVTWNQASNTSARRPWVLFRYAEVLLNYAEALNEAQGPVADVYTNVNRVRARSGVAMPALPAGLTKDQMRLRIQNERRIELCFEGHRFFDVRRWKLGEALLNTPVTGMRITKDANNVLQYERFQVENRVFLARNYLYPFSQNDINRQPALIQNTGY